The following are encoded in a window of Planctomycetaceae bacterium genomic DNA:
- the argH gene encoding argininosuccinate lyase, whose amino-acid sequence MAETQKSWEHRLAKATNSLAVDFVESLSFDTRLYKYDIAGSIAHAEMLCQQKLLTKDELKQIKDGLFEISHEIESGKFKFDKKLEDIHMAIEAALIAKVGDAGRKLHTGRSRNDQVATDIRLWMRDEIEIVQAKINALQKAFVKLAEKYTNDVMPAYTHFQRAQPISIAAYLLSFVEQLNRDNLRLKNCRTILNVSPLGSGAVAGSSLPLDRKTTASLLGFSDITYNTIDSVSDRDFCAEFVFDCCMISTHLSKLAEDWIVFSTTEFDFIHIDDAFCTSSSMMPQKRNPDMLELMRGKTGSLYGSLMAILTILKALPSGYNRDLQDDKRHVFFASDTIEACIDMACAIVNNTTFKTEKIAAGIDKGFLDATALAEYLVKKGIPFRTAHGIVGSLVAKCEKENKSLGETSIEDFKKFSDVIGEDIYKCLGGKNVANSYATASAASPAQMAEQINYWKKQLA is encoded by the coding sequence ATGGCAGAGACACAAAAATCATGGGAACATCGATTGGCAAAGGCGACAAATTCGCTGGCGGTCGATTTCGTGGAATCGCTTTCGTTCGATACCCGGCTGTATAAATATGATATCGCCGGCTCTATCGCACATGCGGAAATGCTCTGTCAGCAGAAACTCCTGACCAAAGACGAACTGAAACAAATAAAAGACGGCCTTTTCGAAATCTCGCACGAAATCGAAAGCGGCAAATTCAAATTCGATAAAAAACTCGAAGATATTCACATGGCAATCGAAGCGGCACTTATCGCCAAGGTCGGTGACGCGGGCAGAAAACTCCACACCGGCCGAAGCAGAAACGACCAAGTCGCTACTGATATCCGCCTTTGGATGCGTGACGAAATTGAAATCGTACAGGCAAAAATCAACGCACTGCAAAAGGCGTTCGTGAAACTGGCGGAAAAATATACAAATGATGTTATGCCGGCCTATACTCATTTTCAACGTGCGCAGCCGATTTCCATTGCGGCATATCTTTTGAGTTTTGTCGAACAGCTCAATCGCGATAATCTCCGTTTAAAAAACTGTCGGACGATTCTGAATGTCTCGCCGTTGGGAAGCGGAGCGGTTGCGGGCTCTTCGCTGCCTTTGGACAGAAAAACAACGGCAAGCCTACTTGGTTTTTCAGATATTACATATAATACGATTGATTCGGTTTCAGACCGTGATTTTTGCGCGGAATTTGTTTTCGACTGCTGCATGATTTCAACGCACCTGTCGAAACTGGCAGAAGACTGGATTGTTTTCTCGACAACTGAATTCGATTTTATTCATATCGACGATGCGTTTTGCACATCGTCAAGTATGATGCCGCAGAAACGTAATCCGGATATGCTCGAACTTATGCGAGGCAAAACCGGCAGCTTATACGGTTCGCTAATGGCTATTTTGACGATTCTCAAAGCGCTGCCCAGCGGCTATAACCGCGATTTGCAGGACGATAAACGCCACGTCTTCTTCGCAAGCGATACGATTGAAGCGTGCATCGATATGGCCTGTGCGATTGTGAACAATACGACATTCAAAACTGAAAAAATCGCAGCGGGCATTGATAAAGGTTTTCTTGATGCGACGGCACTTGCTGAATATTTAGTCAAGAAAGGCATTCCGTTCCGTACAGCGCACGGAATCGTCGGCAGCCTTGTCGCAAAATGCGAAAAAGAAAATAAAAGCCTCGGTGAAACGAGTATAGAGGACTTCAAAAAGTTTTCGGATGTTATCGGCGAAGATATTTACAAATGCCTCGGCGGTAAAAATGTAGCTAATTCTTATGCGACTGCTTCTGCTGCTTCGCCTGCACAAATGGCTGAACAAATAAATTACTGGAAGAAGCAGTTAGCTTAA
- a CDS encoding thiamine-monophosphate kinase, which produces MSTGETKLVQYFMAKCKLSKAKFPIGIGDDMAQARLPRGDSVLITTDMLLDGTHFDTKKHTLAQIGYKSMAVSLSDCAAMATIPLAAVVSVALPRNFGTTNLKKLHTGILKAAKKYNCPLIGGDMTSWNKPLAISIAMLSTLGKTKPVKRSTTKIGDLVCVTGTLGGSLKGRHLTFEPRLKESLEIAKAGANAMMDISDGLSTDLNHICRLSKKGAIVDSVKIPVSKAANGLNGALNDGEDFELLFTIPAKNYAALKKHWPFKTKITAVGKITKEKSVKIQMPDGKIVDLKPGGYDHLK; this is translated from the coding sequence ATGAGTACCGGCGAAACAAAGCTTGTTCAGTATTTCATGGCTAAATGCAAATTGAGCAAAGCCAAATTCCCTATCGGTATCGGCGATGATATGGCACAGGCACGGCTGCCGAGAGGTGATTCGGTGCTTATCACGACAGATATGCTTTTAGACGGCACCCACTTCGATACAAAAAAACATACTCTCGCACAAATCGGCTATAAATCAATGGCGGTAAGTTTGAGCGATTGCGCTGCGATGGCGACGATTCCACTTGCGGCGGTTGTTTCGGTTGCGCTGCCGAGAAATTTCGGCACGACCAATTTAAAGAAACTGCACACAGGAATTTTAAAGGCCGCAAAAAAATATAACTGCCCTCTTATCGGCGGCGATATGACAAGCTGGAACAAACCACTGGCGATAAGTATTGCGATGTTGAGTACCCTCGGCAAAACAAAACCAGTCAAACGCAGCACAACAAAAATCGGTGATTTGGTTTGCGTTACTGGTACACTTGGCGGGTCGCTGAAAGGCAGGCATTTAACTTTTGAGCCGAGACTAAAGGAATCGCTCGAAATAGCTAAAGCCGGTGCTAATGCAATGATGGACATCAGTGATGGTTTAAGCACAGACTTGAATCACATTTGCAGGTTGAGCAAAAAAGGCGCAATTGTCGATTCCGTCAAAATCCCTGTTTCCAAAGCCGCAAATGGTTTGAACGGAGCGTTAAACGACGGCGAAGATTTTGAACTACTTTTTACAATACCGGCTAAAAATTACGCAGCACTGAAAAAACACTGGCCTTTCAAAACTAAAATTACCGCTGTCGGCAAAATCACAAAAGAAAAATCAGTGAAAATACAAATGCCTGACGGCAAAATAGTCGATTTAAAACCCGGCGGATACGACCATTTAAAATAA
- the tsaE gene encoding tRNA (adenosine(37)-N6)-threonylcarbamoyltransferase complex ATPase subunit type 1 TsaE: MNTQEIISESVEQTHEIGRKIGNALQGGMLVCLTGNLGSGKTTLIKGIAAGAGASNRQHVSSPTFVIVNEYQGRFHIFHIDAYRINTIQEFAALGFEDYIGPESVVLIEWADKVTQALEGFKKIHIEMRHHCPNSRILRITGLNSNI, from the coding sequence ATGAACACACAAGAGATAATATCAGAATCTGTTGAACAAACTCATGAGATTGGCAGGAAAATCGGCAACGCTCTCCAGGGCGGAATGCTCGTTTGCCTGACGGGCAATCTCGGCAGTGGAAAAACCACGCTAATTAAAGGCATCGCAGCAGGAGCAGGCGCTTCCAATCGACAACACGTCAGCAGCCCTACTTTCGTAATCGTCAACGAATACCAAGGCAGGTTTCATATCTTTCACATAGACGCATATCGAATCAACACCATACAGGAATTTGCCGCCCTTGGCTTTGAAGACTATATCGGACCTGAATCAGTGGTTCTTATAGAATGGGCGGATAAGGTTACCCAGGCTCTGGAAGGTTTCAAAAAAATACACATTGAAATGCGCCACCACTGCCCAAACAGCCGAATCCTCCGAATTACCGGACTAAACAGCAATATATAA
- a CDS encoding response regulator translates to METKKILVASDESSVVQIISAKLRNNGFEVVTANNGDEAFILCCQQKPEFVIADYQLPNISGVELAEDIRKKSGLTDISFILLTTKETELDEKQMEKAGITCCLSKPFSPKEILNRIENILASATTK, encoded by the coding sequence ATGGAAACAAAAAAAATATTAGTGGCTTCCGACGAAAGCAGCGTAGTGCAGATAATTTCCGCAAAGCTGCGCAATAACGGCTTCGAGGTTGTAACCGCAAACAATGGCGACGAAGCGTTTATCCTGTGCTGTCAGCAAAAGCCGGAGTTTGTAATCGCAGACTATCAACTGCCGAATATCAGCGGCGTTGAACTTGCCGAAGACATCCGTAAAAAAAGCGGACTGACCGACATCTCGTTCATTCTGCTGACCACAAAAGAAACTGAACTGGATGAAAAGCAAATGGAAAAAGCGGGAATCACCTGCTGTTTGAGCAAGCCTTTCAGTCCAAAAGAAATATTAAACCGAATTGAAAATATTTTAGCCAGCGCAACAACTAAATGA